TAGAACAATGGCTACATCCTAGATCAGTGAATGTAGAGAATCAAAGAACGTTGGACCTTGATCAAAGATTGAATATCGCTGTTGATATTGCCTTTGTATTACATTACCTTCATCTTGAATGTGAGCAATCGATCATTCATTGTGATCTAAAGCCAAGCAATGTCCTTCTTGACGATGACATGGTTGCTCATGTGAGTGATTTTGGCATAGCAAGACTTGTCTCAGTTATTGACGACACCTCTCATCGAGAAACTAGTACAATTGGAATTAAAGGGACTATTGGCTATGCTCCTCCAGGTATTTTTACAGACTCTTAAATCACTTGGTGTTTCATTGAATTCTCCTATCTTTTAGTTTATGTTTGATATTCTACTAGTTAGggtttattaaatatttttgctTTATCTTGTAGAATATGGAATGGGTTCTGAAGTATCTACATATGGTGATATGTATAGCTTCGGGATGCTTTTGTTGGAAATTCTTACCGGAAGGAGACCGGTAGATGAAATGTTTGACAATGGTCAAAATCTAcgtatttttgttgaaatttcgTTGCCTAATAATCTTATACATATTTTGGACCCAAATCTTGTACCAAGAAATATAGAAGCAACAATAGAAGATGGAAACAGTGGAAATTTCACTCCAAATGTAGAGAAGTGCGTAGTTTCACTTTTTAGGATTGGACTTGCTTGTTCAGTGGAATCaccaaaagaaagaatgaatatAGTGGATGTCATCAGAGACTTAAGCATAATCAAAAACGCTTATCTCGCTGGTAAGTATGATCGATACTTGTAGATACTTAACCGCATGTGCAATTACCTTATGCTCTTATCTGATTAAGTAGTTATGTAGTTCACTTAAATCTCTGCAATCTTAATATGCATTTGAAAATTCCTAAACTACAATATGCAAAGATAATGAGTTACTTTCCGATTTCAGGTGTTCACACTCGTGACTAGTTCAAGGTGAAATAGACTTTCATGGCTACGCTTCCAACACAAAAGCCTCTGGAAACCATTGGTGAATTTTATGTTTCTTTACTCTTTACTCAGCAACTTAAGCTTTTGGCTGAGTTTGGTTCGCAACAAACAGTAATTATGAAGTATTTAAATTGTAAAGCCtgtgttttcatttttcaatgctGCTACATTTTAAACTGAAAGAAATATATTGTCAAACCATGTCTTAATCTAAATAGATAACTCTCAAACAAGGATCCTTCATAAAATGGTATGTTTTGCAAATATTATATTGAGATTTTGAGAAAAGATTCATGAGTAAAAAGAAGGCTTTTCTCCTGCactcttataatttttcttataattttaagaTATAATTACCATAAGTTTTGTTGGCTTTGCTCCTCAAGGTACATAACAAAACAAACTCCTAAACATTTAGTGTTTCTTTGACTTCTAGTACTCCAGCAAAGTACAAAACAAGAAGAATAAATTTATGGTGGGGGGTCGAGTAGGGGGTGAGGGGGAGAAACCTCATCCGATATGATTCAGCGATAATGTTCTTATATTAAACTATATAgtatatttaaaatttggatATTTTACTAATAACAATAAGAAACTGCAGTTGCTCTGCATTCGAAGAcatatattaaacaaaattgtttgaaCTTAATTATCGAACATCGTGTGTGCATTGTTTAcgtttattatttcttttttttatacttttgaaCTGAGTTGTTGTTCTTACTATACTCCTATTTAAGTTCTTTAACACATGGTAGAATACAATAATTTCAAAGGATAGAAATTTGGTTCTACAACTTTTTTGACAATTATGGTATTCTACCccatgtaaaataaataaatgagtatttttttttaaacagcaaattttattaaacaaccaGATCCCTACTCAAGACGAACAAAGATCGATGAAACTGAGAATATAGACAAAATGAGTCGTTTATATGCGGAACATCCAAAAATAAACACCCTAAAAACACCGCTGCGGACAACACCCACCAAAATACACgtcaccacctaaaacagacTCCTTCACAAAAACAACCCTCAAAATAAAACTCCAGTCCTGAATACCAAAGCTGAGCCACATCCGCAAAGCTCCTATCCAAAAGATTATTCAGCTTCCACGACCTCTCGACCTCCGATCCACCGAAAAAAACCATAAAAGCCCAAACTCTAACTTGAGCCAAAGaactgactcccgatctcgaatcaaaagtgatcggctCACCAGACTTTATGGCCAAATCAGAAGGGCACCCCTCACCCTGGTACACCAGAGAAACACTAAATCACGCCAAACAATATTGCAGCTAGCCAccgactcccgatctcgaagcaaAAGTAACTGGCCCACTGGAAAACCAACACACAAAAAGTATGACAAAATGATATGATGAGCGGTGGTGCAAACAACAAAcatataaaaaggaaaaggcCCAGCACAAAAGGACACGCTTCCTCCAAACACCCTAAACACCTTAATAACCCAAAACAATGTAAACAAGAGCTAGTGACAACAAACAAGGACCCGAGTAACATAAGCAGTCTATAAAAGAAATCACCTACAATAAACACCTGCCTCCTCACGTAAACAACACGACCACCCAATCTAAtcctcaccaccaccacctcaacaaaaacaccaccaccacacaaacataaaacaagatcgaaatagtaaaaataacaaacacacaGTGAActcgggggggggggggggggggggggggggggggggtcttCCACACATCTATCGGCACCGTACATCCCGTCCCCCTCCACACCATATGTCACCACTACCAACCACCTTGTCACCTCCAACTGAAACACCCACCAATAGCCGACACTCCTTCAGCCGTCGAAAATGGACACAAATCGGCACCGCACATCATCACCACCACCGCGACAAGCTCAAGATTGCCAAGATTTTTTCATCTGCAGAGCAGctgcattttcttttattatcaatgaaatattaatatttaaaatgcaTTATATAGTTCATAttagaacattattgttgaaccATATCGGATGATGTTTCTCCCCTTAATCCCTTACTTGACCCCCAAAATAAACATTTGGGATTGTCgttatatatgtattttgcTCAAGAGTCGTTAAGAAATTAGGGATTCTTAGTATAATGGTTGGGTTCTAAGACACAAGTGTGAGTACAAGTCCCAACCCCATAAGCAATATGACATTATGAAGTCTTTTACGTATGTCCGAGTATAAGTTCCTTAAATAGTTGTGGAGCAACATGACATTTTGGAAGATAAGTTCATGGTAAACCGGTATGGAGAAACTTGACATATGAAGGGTCGAGAATCTTCAAACCACGGGTTAACCATCGTTTATACAATCCTTAGGTCATATTTGGTATATGACGTGCATTAATCCAACAAAGAGGCAGGGGTTCGAGGAATTCTAATCACAGTTAAACATCTAAATCAAACTTATTTACATTTCACTGCAAAATCAACAATCTTCCAAATTCCCCCcaatttatagtttttaaatataagtttaGTAAATTGTTTAATAGAAAATGACAATCATTGCGGAGATGATACACTTATTACTATATTACTTGGAACAATTTGGTGCACTTAccaaatttttcatcaattaatattccaattataccactaactctttattattttctcttatttttattcTCTAATTCATATTTCTCATACCAGTAATGACAGATAGTTTTCCAAATAactcataatttttctttatcatacaaaattaattacatttcttaatttgtgtgaaatggtcaaaatgacttataatttgagatgGATGGAGTATTATTTATTGTTCTTATTTCTCACAATAACAAAGTATTCTTACTTGAGAGACATTTTTTTACCGACTTATAATTTGTGAATCGCATTGGTAACATATTACTTTTgattatacaaatatacataCCCGTGTATTTAAATTAAGAGAGACATAATGGAAATTTATGATACAATGTATTTTCTATACAACAGGGTGAAATCTTCTTGCTTTTTAGGTAAAATGACATACTAGTGAGGAATACTTTGATTCATGATCAATATTCTATATGATTTATGGTTCAACATCCGGAGGTTTTACTACATTGAATTGCGCCAGATGATCTTGTTAAAAATCTTACAGATTTAACATCAGCAACTTGAAAAATTTGTTCTTTGTTATAATTTGGCTTTTGCACACGACTTCCTTTTGTAACTGCAAAGGAGGCTCCATTTTCAAAAGAATCTCTTACCGAATGAAACTCCCATTTGTCGCCATTTGTATGACCAATTTTTCTCCATGTTACCTAGACACgttaaataattagaaaaataaagtttagaAAAAGtgtaccaatttttttaaagtgaaacaaatataattttatacatCAACGTCTGAACtcaattttatgatttattttaattaggtAAATTCATGTTCATCGGTCATTAATTAGTTTAAATTATTGGATTTGCTAAATATGCTTACCTCTTTACTCCCAACTTTAGGTGCTATGAAGAGGTTAGATTCACTTTTGAGGCTAGGCCCCATGCTTCCGCCAATGGCATATTGCATCCATCCTAAGTAAAGATTGTTGGCTACATGTGCATATCCGTGACGAATCCTGAAATGTTATTTtaccgataaaaaaaaaaatcaatgttgtCTAATAAATTCACATTTGTATATTGTataacttcaatttttcttgtaaaaaactTCATAAACAATAATAAGTTACCTTGGCATTCGTTGGTTGCAGTTAGGTCCAAAATGATTGTACACAACGGTAACTTTCATGTTTATGTCCCTCACATACCCATCATCATGTCCAAGAAGCATAACTTTATCTTGTTCTCTAAACCAATTATTGGAAACGGTCACATTTGTAGAACCTCGTGTGACATCAAGAAGACCATCTTCGCAATCATAAAGTGTATTATGGTCGATCCAAATTTTTGAAGCGGTAACCAGTCTAATGGCATCTCCATCTACTTGGCCCAAATGAATTACCTTCCCATTTGGCCCCATCACCATCCCAGGGGTTTGAGCTTTGCAATGATGAATTCGAATGTTATGAATTATTATGTTAGTGACCTACAAAATAATATACAATTATTTCAGAGATTTATGAAATAGAATTAATTTATActaaaaattccttaaaaaaaaaaaatcatactaaaaatagctatagttaaaaattaaatttatagggaaaaatataaaattcctCTTTAAATACATCACTAAGTTTAGATAGaggtttctttttttttcgctagtaatttttttctagtagtttttcttttaaagcGTAATTAATTGTATTTGGTGATTACCTTTGATATCATTAAGCACGCATTATCAGCAACGTGCACATTGACTCCACGACCATCAATGGTTGTGAAACTGCTAATGAGAAGGGGCTTCATGAGTTTAATGTCCATGTCTTTTTTGAATGTGATCCACACTTTACCTTGAATTACAGAAGCTCCATATCTCAACGTACCACGTTGCGGATTTATAGGATCATCATTTGGGTTAGTAACTTTATAATGGGTGAGACCCTTACCGATGTTATTTGTCATCTTTCCTGCATAACCTATAGAGCAAGTCACTAATTGTTGTCTATGTTTTCTCCATTCAGGAT
Above is a genomic segment from Medicago truncatula cultivar Jemalong A17 chromosome 5, MtrunA17r5.0-ANR, whole genome shotgun sequence containing:
- the LOC11405853 gene encoding probable pectate lyase 16; amino-acid sequence: MIDRCWRPNPEWRKHRQQLVTCSIGYAGKMTNNIGKGLTHYKVTNPNDDPINPQRGTLRYGASVIQGKVWITFKKDMDIKLMKPLLISSFTTIDGRGVNVHVADNACLMISKVTNIIIHNIRIHHCKAQTPGMVMGPNGKVIHLGQVDGDAIRLVTASKIWIDHNTLYDCEDGLLDVTRGSTNVTVSNNWFREQDKVMLLGHDDGYVRDINMKVTVVYNHFGPNCNQRMPRIRHGYAHVANNLYLGWMQYAIGGSMGPSLKSESNLFIAPKVGSKEVTWRKIGHTNGDKWEFHSVRDSFENGASFAVTKGSRVQKPNYNKEQIFQVADVKSVRFLTRSSGAIQCSKTSGC